One segment of Anatilimnocola aggregata DNA contains the following:
- the mobA gene encoding molybdenum cofactor guanylyltransferase, whose amino-acid sequence MRAGGIILCGGKSSRMGLPKATLPFGSEFMLQRVHRLLSEVVRPIVVVVAEGQPLPGLPTGTLYACDQRPDRGPLEGLLAGMKAIEPVCDLAYVTSCDVPLLQPSLVRQLLQLTADFDAVAPRQEEFCHPLSAVYQTRIIPTIEKLLARDLLRASNLLQQIRTRYIPVDDLRLSDPNLLTLRNLNRPEEYFEALAVAGFEIDPTIKAGLLAK is encoded by the coding sequence ATGCGAGCCGGCGGAATCATTCTGTGCGGTGGAAAGAGCAGCCGAATGGGGCTGCCGAAGGCCACACTTCCCTTCGGGTCAGAGTTCATGCTCCAACGAGTCCATCGCCTGCTGAGCGAAGTAGTGCGGCCGATTGTGGTGGTTGTCGCTGAGGGGCAACCTTTGCCCGGATTACCCACTGGCACGCTCTATGCCTGCGACCAGCGCCCGGATCGTGGCCCGCTCGAAGGCTTACTGGCAGGCATGAAAGCAATCGAGCCTGTTTGCGACTTGGCTTACGTCACTAGCTGCGATGTACCACTACTGCAGCCCAGCTTGGTTCGCCAACTGCTGCAACTGACGGCTGATTTCGATGCTGTCGCGCCGCGGCAAGAAGAGTTTTGTCACCCACTCTCCGCCGTTTATCAGACCAGGATCATTCCCACGATTGAGAAGCTGTTGGCCCGCGACCTGCTGCGGGCGTCGAACTTGCTGCAGCAGATTCGCACGCGATACATTCCGGTCGATGATCTGCGTCTCAGCGATCCAAACTTGCTCACATTACGAAATCTCAATCGGCCCGAAGAATACTTCGAAGCGCTTGCCGTAGCTGGGTTTGAAATTGATCCGACCATCAAAGCCGGACTTTTGGCAAAGTAA
- a CDS encoding putative sugar nucleotidyl transferase encodes MQIIVFEDEWINRLFPITVGRAAYAMTCGSYRLIDWLGELSTELGASLRGIVRPHLTTIQQVDYPQFTAVPANGEATALLVNARLVPSVGTFETLKQLVAEGRPGTVRDGETIAAALIHREGPQPPSHADVNRFHEYLHTPALWKLPVIERDLPLLTWPHDLVRYNLSIIAASLERRIASGKYQEIADGVFAATGALLGQYCTTDTSKGPVLLDENATVGPYSFLRGPAYLGPRARVIEHSAIKDAVSLGHTTKIGGEVEASIVEPYTNKQHHGFLGHSYLGSWINLGAGTCNSDLKNTYGNVKMDYRGEAVQTGMQFVGCMMGDYSKSAINTGIFTGKTVGCCSMLYGYVTTNVASFVNYARLFGQVTELPADIMIATQQRMFARRSVQQRPCDAQLIHDMYELTRNERQLAGEPLQL; translated from the coding sequence ATGCAAATCATCGTTTTTGAAGACGAATGGATCAATCGACTTTTCCCCATTACCGTGGGCCGAGCCGCGTACGCGATGACTTGCGGCAGTTATCGACTCATTGATTGGCTGGGCGAATTAAGCACTGAATTAGGCGCTTCGCTGCGTGGCATTGTTCGTCCGCATCTGACCACGATTCAGCAAGTGGATTATCCGCAATTCACCGCGGTACCCGCCAATGGTGAAGCAACCGCTTTGCTCGTGAATGCCCGTCTGGTTCCTTCCGTGGGTACCTTCGAAACATTGAAGCAGTTGGTCGCTGAAGGTCGACCGGGAACCGTGCGCGACGGTGAAACCATCGCAGCTGCCTTGATTCACCGCGAAGGTCCACAGCCTCCCTCGCACGCCGATGTGAATCGCTTTCACGAGTACCTGCATACGCCGGCACTGTGGAAGCTGCCAGTGATTGAGCGCGATTTGCCGCTGCTCACCTGGCCCCACGATCTGGTTCGTTACAACCTTTCGATTATTGCGGCCAGCCTCGAACGGCGCATTGCCAGCGGCAAGTATCAAGAAATTGCGGACGGTGTGTTTGCTGCGACGGGTGCTTTGCTGGGGCAATATTGCACAACCGATACGAGTAAAGGTCCCGTGTTGTTGGATGAAAATGCGACCGTCGGACCATATTCGTTCCTGCGAGGTCCCGCCTACTTGGGGCCACGCGCACGAGTGATCGAGCACTCGGCGATTAAAGATGCTGTGTCGCTGGGGCATACGACAAAAATCGGTGGCGAAGTGGAAGCCAGCATCGTCGAACCGTATACGAACAAGCAGCATCACGGCTTTCTCGGGCACAGCTATCTTGGCAGTTGGATCAACTTGGGTGCAGGAACTTGCAATAGCGACCTGAAGAACACGTACGGCAACGTGAAGATGGATTACCGCGGCGAGGCCGTGCAAACCGGCATGCAGTTTGTCGGCTGCATGATGGGCGATTATTCCAAGTCGGCCATCAACACCGGCATCTTCACTGGCAAGACTGTGGGCTGTTGCAGCATGCTCTATGGCTATGTGACGACGAATGTCGCCAGCTTTGTGAACTATGCCCGGCTATTCGGGCAGGTCACTGAATTGCCTGCCGACATCATGATCGCCACTCAGCAGCGAATGTTTGCCCGCCGTAGTGTTCAGCAGCGGCCCTGCGATGCTCAACTCATTCACGATATGTACGAACTGACTCGTAACGAACGACAGCTCGCCGGCGAACCGTTGCAACTGTAG
- a CDS encoding diguanylate cyclase domain-containing protein → MSARPFSILIVSADRTLLRRMSKFLDIFGYEVRQASDEAQTLASAEANPPDFLLVDGSTESLANKQLCRQVRRLGAQQVFTYCMLLVELPEVAALTESLEAGFDDFLARDVVYGELLARLRAGARVLEYERRLAEQNGLDVITGLAERNAWLKQWKPWLQASAAEKARATPPYVAVLDFDSFGRFARVQGLIAYRELLRGAAQSIKKALPATALPGVLHDNRLAILFAAHDDAAAESLASGWLKSLQATSLQANGTSVQVTASLGFTAVQTDEPADIALQRAITALQLAKVSGRNCVVHSDEVDEDQQSWTELASEGQLFATTVARDVMIPCPVLIGADETVDQGLALFDQTQLATLPVVDLEGRLLGLITATKLANVRSQGSRPRQASVRLVRHVMQTEFAKFDETTSLNEMMEHFAESEQDVAVVVRDRCPTGLVFCQGLAALNERLNVTAFQPTSIAEGSEYLLVPEIYSSDTE, encoded by the coding sequence ATGTCAGCTCGCCCTTTCTCCATTTTGATTGTGTCGGCCGATCGCACCTTGCTGCGGCGGATGTCGAAATTTCTCGATATCTTTGGCTACGAAGTGCGGCAAGCGAGCGACGAAGCGCAGACTCTGGCCTCCGCGGAAGCAAATCCGCCGGACTTCCTGCTCGTCGATGGTTCGACAGAGAGCCTGGCGAACAAGCAACTTTGTCGACAAGTACGCAGGCTTGGAGCCCAGCAGGTTTTCACCTATTGCATGCTCCTGGTAGAACTTCCTGAGGTCGCCGCACTTACTGAATCGTTAGAAGCCGGCTTCGACGACTTTCTCGCACGCGACGTTGTCTATGGGGAATTGCTGGCGCGCCTACGCGCCGGCGCACGTGTGCTGGAATACGAACGCCGCCTCGCCGAGCAGAACGGGCTCGATGTCATCACGGGCTTAGCCGAACGAAATGCCTGGCTCAAACAGTGGAAACCGTGGTTGCAGGCCTCTGCCGCAGAAAAAGCCAGGGCAACTCCCCCCTACGTCGCAGTGCTGGATTTCGATTCGTTTGGCCGCTTTGCCCGCGTGCAAGGGTTGATTGCCTATCGCGAACTGCTCCGTGGCGCGGCGCAATCGATCAAGAAAGCGCTCCCGGCAACGGCGCTCCCGGGCGTGCTCCACGATAATCGACTGGCGATACTCTTCGCCGCACACGACGACGCTGCGGCCGAGTCTCTCGCCAGCGGATGGCTAAAGTCATTGCAGGCGACTTCGCTACAGGCGAATGGCACTTCGGTGCAAGTCACCGCCAGCTTGGGCTTTACTGCGGTGCAAACCGACGAGCCAGCCGACATCGCCCTGCAACGGGCCATAACCGCGCTGCAGTTGGCCAAGGTCTCGGGTCGCAACTGCGTGGTCCATAGCGACGAGGTGGACGAAGATCAGCAAAGCTGGACTGAGTTGGCATCCGAAGGGCAGTTGTTTGCAACGACCGTCGCCCGCGATGTGATGATTCCTTGCCCCGTGCTGATCGGCGCGGATGAAACGGTCGATCAAGGACTGGCCCTTTTCGATCAAACTCAATTGGCCACGTTGCCGGTCGTTGATCTCGAAGGGCGACTTTTAGGTTTAATCACAGCTACTAAACTGGCCAATGTTCGTTCTCAGGGAAGTCGTCCGCGGCAGGCATCGGTACGGCTGGTGCGGCATGTCATGCAGACCGAATTTGCCAAGTTTGATGAAACAACCTCCTTAAACGAAATGATGGAGCATTTTGCCGAAAGCGAACAAGACGTGGCTGTCGTCGTTCGTGATCGCTGTCCGACTGGCCTTGTCTTCTGTCAAGGTTTGGCTGCGCTCAACGAGCGGCTGAATGTGACTGCGTTTCAGCCAACGAGTATTGCCGAAGGTAGCGAATATCTGCTCGTGCCGGAAATCTATTCAAGCGATACGGAATAA